One segment of Niabella beijingensis DNA contains the following:
- the dusB gene encoding tRNA dihydrouridine synthase DusB, with protein MVNIGNISLPDFPLLLAPMEDVSDPPFRAVCKDNGADLMYTEFISSEGLIRDAIKSRRKLDIFDYERPIGIQIFGGDEDSLALAAKIVDVTQPDLLDINFGCPVKKVALKGAGAGVLKDIDLMVRLTEAVVKATSLPVTVKTRLGWDDSTLNIEEVAERLQDVGIKALAIHGRTRCQMYKGEADWTLIGKVKNNPRIKIPIFGNGDIDSPEKALEYKNRYGVDGIMIGRAAIGYPWIFREIKHFVQTGTLLAPPTVEERVNVVRKHLQKSLEWKGPVVGINEMRRHYANYLKGLPNIKEYRSKLVRLAEEAPILEVLDEIIEKYSGLEMEATPIELVNYHEKCPVN; from the coding sequence ATGGTAAACATAGGCAATATATCATTACCGGATTTTCCGCTCCTGCTCGCTCCCATGGAGGACGTGAGCGACCCGCCCTTTCGCGCCGTGTGCAAAGACAACGGGGCCGACCTGATGTATACCGAGTTCATCAGCAGCGAGGGACTGATCCGCGATGCTATAAAAAGCCGCCGGAAACTGGACATTTTTGATTATGAACGTCCCATCGGCATCCAGATCTTCGGAGGTGATGAGGACAGCCTGGCCCTGGCCGCAAAGATCGTGGATGTGACCCAGCCCGATCTGCTTGACATTAATTTCGGCTGCCCGGTAAAGAAAGTGGCCCTGAAGGGAGCAGGGGCGGGTGTATTGAAAGATATCGACCTGATGGTGCGTCTTACCGAAGCAGTGGTAAAAGCCACCTCGCTGCCGGTGACCGTAAAAACAAGGCTGGGATGGGATGATAGCACGCTAAACATTGAAGAGGTAGCAGAGCGCCTGCAGGACGTGGGCATCAAAGCCCTGGCGATCCACGGCCGTACCCGTTGCCAGATGTACAAGGGCGAGGCCGACTGGACCCTGATCGGTAAAGTAAAGAACAATCCGCGCATAAAGATCCCCATCTTTGGAAACGGGGATATCGACAGTCCGGAGAAAGCGCTGGAATACAAGAACCGCTACGGTGTGGACGGTATCATGATCGGCCGTGCCGCTATAGGTTACCCCTGGATCTTCCGGGAAATAAAGCATTTTGTACAGACCGGCACATTGCTGGCACCACCTACTGTTGAAGAACGGGTAAATGTAGTGCGCAAGCATTTACAAAAAAGCCTGGAATGGAAAGGTCCCGTTGTCGGTATCAATGAAATGCGCCGTCATTATGCCAACTATCTGAAAGGGTTACCTAATATAAAAGAATACCGGAGTAAGCTGGTGCGACTTGCCGAAGAAGCCCCCATCCTTGAAGTACTGGATGAGATCATTGAAAAATATTCCGGTCTTGAAATGGAAGCCACGCCTATTGAGCTGGTGAATTATCATGAAAAATGCCCGGTCAATTAA
- a CDS encoding MutS-related protein: MQQSTYKQLLAQYTDKATQLSRQSNLLSLSRLLLFISFIYLAYRATQTGSPVTITSTVIFFIAFLVVVKWYDRLQQRTAYYKALAKYNADEITFLDTNRSSYPNGKTYEDPHHPYSYDLDLFGEGGLYAHLNRCSTSFGREELARLLLNPDTAAILQRQEAVKELAAMNDFRQQLYAKGSLQENREKELNQLMSWVHSAKTGISKPLYLLLMLLPLVTISSLLYYVFISDSNEVFRIIYISFVLNLFIAFSFGKKIAAQLTVSTSVNKILAAYKHQLQLIEIQSFQSPLLKTAQQQLTIDAPGASRQLQKLATLFEYLESIVNLLVSILLNGLFLFHIHILYRLGTWKKQHGAHIHTWLEILGQFEALGSLGNFSFNNPDNCFPGVSSQPTLAATSLGHPLIRAEKRICNDVDFRQQKFIILTGSNMSGKSTFLRTVGMNLVLARCGAAVTASRFVFYPFDVYVSMRITDSLQESESFFYAELKRLQTIVQHLEKGNSTFVILDEILRGTNSNDKRNGTIGLIRKMAGFDTFGIIATHDVVVADLIQDYPRYISNKAFESEIINDELIFDYKLKDGVCTKLSASYLMKKLGVIDQ, encoded by the coding sequence ATGCAACAAAGCACATATAAACAGTTACTTGCTCAATATACCGACAAAGCAACCCAGCTCTCCCGGCAATCCAATTTACTGAGCCTCTCCCGGCTGCTGCTGTTTATCAGTTTTATTTACCTGGCCTACCGCGCCACCCAGACAGGAAGTCCGGTAACCATCACGTCCACCGTTATTTTTTTTATTGCATTCCTGGTAGTAGTGAAATGGTACGACCGCTTGCAGCAAAGGACCGCTTATTACAAGGCACTGGCCAAATATAATGCTGATGAGATCACCTTCCTGGACACCAACCGCTCGTCTTATCCGAACGGCAAAACATATGAGGACCCGCATCACCCTTATTCATACGACCTGGATCTGTTTGGAGAAGGCGGCCTGTATGCCCATCTCAACCGCTGCAGCACCTCCTTTGGAAGGGAAGAACTGGCCCGCCTGCTGCTGAACCCCGATACAGCCGCCATTCTTCAGCGGCAGGAAGCCGTAAAGGAGCTGGCGGCTATGAATGATTTCCGTCAGCAGCTGTATGCAAAAGGCAGCCTGCAGGAGAACAGGGAAAAGGAACTGAACCAGCTGATGAGCTGGGTGCATTCGGCAAAAACAGGCATCAGCAAGCCCTTATACCTGCTGCTGATGCTGCTGCCACTGGTTACGATCAGCAGCCTGCTGTACTACGTATTTATTTCCGACAGCAATGAAGTGTTCCGGATCATCTATATCAGTTTTGTTCTGAACCTGTTTATCGCCTTCTCTTTCGGAAAAAAAATTGCGGCACAGCTAACCGTCTCCACTTCGGTAAATAAAATCCTTGCGGCGTATAAGCATCAGCTACAGCTGATCGAAATACAATCCTTTCAATCACCGTTGCTAAAGACTGCCCAGCAACAACTGACCATTGATGCCCCCGGCGCTTCCCGGCAGCTACAAAAACTGGCAACACTTTTTGAATATCTTGAATCCATCGTGAACCTGCTGGTAAGTATCCTGCTCAATGGCCTTTTTCTTTTTCATATCCACATCCTGTACCGCCTCGGGACCTGGAAAAAGCAACATGGTGCACACATCCATACCTGGTTAGAAATACTGGGACAGTTTGAAGCACTCGGCAGTCTGGGTAATTTTTCGTTCAACAATCCCGATAACTGTTTTCCCGGGGTCAGCAGCCAGCCGACTCTGGCGGCCACATCCCTGGGGCACCCCCTGATCCGAGCAGAGAAGCGAATCTGTAATGATGTGGATTTCCGGCAACAGAAATTCATCATCCTTACCGGCTCCAATATGAGCGGGAAGAGCACTTTCTTAAGAACCGTTGGCATGAACCTCGTACTGGCACGGTGCGGTGCCGCCGTAACCGCCTCCCGGTTTGTATTTTACCCCTTTGATGTTTATGTGAGCATGCGCATCACCGATTCGTTGCAGGAAAGCGAATCCTTCTTTTATGCAGAACTGAAACGGCTGCAAACGATCGTACAACATCTCGAAAAAGGGAACAGCACATTTGTGATCCTGGATGAGATCCTGCGCGGTACAAACAGCAACGATAAGCGCAATGGCACTATCGGTCTTATCCGGAAAATGGCCGGCTTCGACACATTTGGTATCATTGCCACACACGATGTGGTAGTGGCCGATCTTATACAGGATTATCCCCGTTATATTTCCAACAAAGCGTTTGAATCTGAGATCATCAATGATGAACTGATCTTTGATTATAAACTAAAAGACGGAGTTTGTACCAAACTCAGCGCCTCCTATCTTATGAAAAAACTGGGGGTTATCGATCAGTAA